Genomic segment of Planctomycetota bacterium:
ACCTGCCGGATATTAATGGCCGGGAGATGTTTACCTTGGTGCCGCTGGGATTGATTGTATTATTCCTGGGTGTCTACCCGATGCCGGCTATCAACCTGATTTCCGAATCAATCAAGAATCTGGTTACGTTAGTAAAATAAGATATGAATAATTTAGAGAGCTTGAAATACTTCCTGCCGGAAATCGTCCTGGTCGGCGGGGCGGTATTTGTGGTCCTGTTTGACCTGATTGCCGGCCGCAGGAAATTAATACCCTATATTACGCTTTGGGTATTGGTCGTGTCATTTTACGTCTCGGCCAATATGCTGGCTCAGGGCGTTGACAGCTCATTATTTGAAGGGACTGTTCGGCTCAATGGATTCACTTTATTCTTCAAGCTGCTATTCTGCGTCGCCGCCGGCCTGACCGTATTGTTTTCCATCTCGAAGCAGAAGGAACATCAAGGGATTGAATATTATGCGTTGTTGCTTATTTCCACGCTCGGCTTATTTATTCTGTCTTCGGCCAATGACCTGCTGATGATTTACCTGGGACTGGAAACCGTGAGCATCTGTTCGTATCTGCTGGTGGCCTCGCTCAAGGGGACGTTGAAATCATCCGAGGCCGGATTGAAATACGTCATCTACGGCGCCATGGCTTCGGGTATAATGATTTTCGGCATGGCGCTTTTCTATGGACTCTACGGAACGCTCTCGCTGCCGGACCTGGCCAACGCGGTGACCAATACGCCCAAGTTCGGTCCCGGGATTCTCACCTTAAGCGCGGCGTTATTCATGGTTTTTGTCGGTTTCGGCTACAAGATTGCGGCGGTGCCGGTCCATATGTGGTGCCCGGATGTCTATGAAGGCGCGCCGACCGAAATCACCGCCTTCCTGTCCGTAGCGCCCAAGGCGGCCGGATTCGCAATTCTCATCCGTTTCTTCTTCAACCTGATTCCGGCGGTCCCGGAATTAAACATCCCGAATTCAGCGCAGTTTCAGAATTACTGGCAGACCATCATGGCGGTTATTTCGGTCCTGACCATGACGGTCGGCAACCTGGCCGCGTTGCATCAGACCAATCTCAAGCGGCTGCTGGCCTATTCCAGCATTGCCCACGCCGGCTATATCCTGATGGGTCTGGTGGTCCTGACGCAGGGTGGTATGCAGGCCATGGTACTCTATCTGCCGATTTATCTGTTCATGAATATGGGCGCCTTCTTCGTGGTTTATATTATTGAGCGGCTGACCGGCCAGGTTGATATCAGCGAATACGAGGGCTTGGGCTGGCGCATGCCGTTCCTCGGGGTGCTGATGGCGATATTCCTGTTCTCGCTGGTCGGCCTGCCGCCCCTGGCCGGATTCATCGGCAAGCTCTATCTCTTTGCCGCGGTCATCGATGCTCACTGGTATAAGCTGGCTATTTTAGGCGTCCTAAACGGCGTGGTCTCGCTATATTACTATGCCCGGATTGTCAAGGCTATGTGGCTGAACGTGCCGGAAACCGCGGCGCCCGGCGCTCCACGCTCTGCTCTCAATGCCTTTGACGTGATTCTGCTATTGATATTTGTCATTCCCGTCTTCGTGCTCGGCGTCTGGTTTACTCCGCTGATTCAGATCATCAATAAAGCATTGGGCTTGCACTGAGCAAAGCGAATGTGGATTTAAGCATAATCAGATTGATTCTTTGCTTCGCTCAGGGTAAGAATCGGTAATTCGTTTCACTCATAACTGGCTCTGAATAAAAAAAGGGCAGCAGATTCGTTATGATACGAACCTTACTGCCCTTTATGGTTTATAGATTACAGAAATTAATATCTGTCTCTATTGCCTCCGCGGTATCCGCCGCCGCCACCGCCGCCGTAGCCGCCGCTGCGCCTCGGGCCGCCTTCTTGCTTCGGCCTGGCTTCATCCACCTTGATGGTCCGGCCGTCTACCTCGGTGTTGTTTAGCGCCTCTTTGGCCTTCAGGGCTTCTGCGTCTGAACCCATTTCTACGAAGCCGAATCCCTTACCCTGGATGATGGTAACGGATACGACATTTCCGTGGGCGGAAAAGGCACCCTTAAGGATGTCTTCCGTGGTCTGATAATTCAGATTGCCCACATACAGTTTGTTCCCCATGTCATTGCTCCTCATGGCGCCTTTAGCGACTCGCGCCATTAGATGGCGCCGGAAGGCGCCACTTTCTTGTTTCAAGATATTAATCTATTGGCACTAAACCAATAGCGCTAATTTTACTGTAGTTATTATCGGGATATATTGCAACAAAAATGACTAAAATTATAAAAATATTATTATCAAAGTCAGGTGCGAATAAATCAGCTTGGCCGGGACAATTAAGCGGGTAATCTTATAGCAGTTTGGTATTGTTGATGACCAGCTTGAATTCACAGCCCAGCAGTTTGGCCGCCTTCTGGCAGGCCATCATCCGGGTCAGGAATATCTCGAAATACTCCATCACTTTGGAGATGCGGTTGTCGATGGAAATCTCCAGGGTAATGGTCTTGAGTTTGGGATTGACCTGGAGCCGTGATTTCTTGACGGCGTAGTTGACCCGGTCGTGGATGTCAAAATCAATTTCCTTGGTGCTTCGGACCCGCGAGGAATGGACATCGGCCTTGTCGGCAATCACCACGGCGGCCGAGATGTTATTGACCGGTTCGCCCCGTTCCTCGTCGTGGTTGCCGGCCGCCGAGATAATCCGGGCGATATCCTGGCTATCGGCCTTGAGGTCCTTGAGAATCTGGTAAGCCAGAAAGGCGCTGGAGATGCCGTGGTCATTGCGGTTTATGGCGTTGCCGATATCGTGCAGGAATCCGGCAATCGCACCGAGCATCCGGGTTTTCTGGTCATAGCCCAGTTTCTCCAGGATATATTGGGTCATGGCCGCCACCAGTTTGGCGTGCCGGGCGCCGTGTTCGGTATAGCCCATGGCGGCCAGGTTGGTATCGGCCATGTCCATGAATATCTTGGTCTCGGGATGGTTCCGGACTTGGTCTAATGTAATCATACGGTAATCTTTATCTCCGGCGCCTGGGTGATGCTGTTATGGACCAGGCACTTTTCCACGCTGGCAATAAAATGCGCTTTATGTTCGGTCGGGCAGCCCTGGGGCAGGATTATCTTTATCTCAATCCGGTCTACCCGGGCCGGCGGGGTGGCGGCCTTGGACCAGTTGACGTTAATCTTCATCCCTTCATAGGGGATTTTCCGCTTCTGGCAGAACCAGAGCGCATAGACCCCGACGCAGCTGCCCAAGCTGGCCACGAACAATTCCGGCGGGGTCGGGCCGGCATCCTGCCCGCCGCCGTCCTTGGGCTGGTCCACCACGATGGTGTGGTTCCGTGCCCGGGCGTCGAATCTCATTCCGCCGGTGTAGGCGATATTCATTTCCATAATGTTAATCCATGATTAGTTGCGGAGTCAACCCCGCACATAACATTCCTGGCAGAAACCAAAACTGATATATTCATCTGCAGGATTTCTATATTAAGATATTTGATTAGCATTATTTATGTGCGGGGTCAATATTTAGCGGCACATTCCGGAGCGGCAATTTCCCAAGCGTCCCGATGTTAGATCGGGGCGCTGCATCGGAGCGGGGCAGAGAGCGTTTACAATGTTTTTTATTCCTGGAGATTTTCCTCGACCTCATTCCAGTCCTGGGAGTTATAAGGCGCTTCGCCGAAAGTCCCTCCGCTGTACAGCACGTTAACCGAAGGACTGTCTTTGAGCGGTCCGTGGTTAGCCGGCATGTCAGCAGCCAGCGGGGTATTGCCTCTGACAGTGTCGCTGAACTCATAATTCGGCCCGCGGTAACTGCACACTCCGAGCGACGGCTTTTCCTTGGTCATCGGACAGATGAATGTCTTCCATTCCCTGTTGTGCATGACCGCCGTATCCGGGGTAGGCAGCGCCCTTAAGGACTCCCAGAACTTCTTGCCTCTGGATTCCTCGCCGGACGGATACTCCTTGAATTCGGACTGGTATAACTGAAGCCCGACGAATAACCCTTTCAGGTTATTCTGGCAGGCGGCCAACCGGGCTCTCCGAATTATACTGGGTATCCCGACCAGGGCCATCGCGGCTAATAATGATATGATGGCAATTACCACCAGTAATTCTACCAGGGTAAAACCGGTGTTGCGATTGCGATGGTCCCTTTCCCTTTCCAATCTCAGGTTTTTCATATTGGGCCTCTGGCGCCGAAGCGCCATGGTCCCGAAAGCATTCGGGACCACTTTCTTATCTCCCGATGTTCATCGGGAGACGTTTGCTCTCTGGCCCCGCTCCGATGAGCGCCCCGATTTAACATCGGGACGCCTGGGAAATTGCCGTTCCGTCTGAGATTGATGAGGCTCGCCCCGTTAGAGATAGCTCGCCTTAGGCCTTTTTCTTAAGCGATGCTTAGTATCTCTAACGGGGTAAAATCCTGCCTTCCCGACCCGGCATCGGCCGGAACGGGACTGATATCAGGTTCCTTTCTGTCATTATCCGGATTTATGGTAAACCCCGTTAGAAGTTTTCAACAATGATGCGGTCGCGTTTGCAGCGATATCTCACAACCATGTTTCCTTCTAACGGGGTGAATTATTAAACCCGTTAGGGGTGTTGATCCTCGTCGTCCGTGTCTTTATCAGTTTCCTGATGGCGCCGAAGCGCCATGGCGCCCTTAAGGCGCCATAAGGCGGTTTTCCGCCTTGTCTTACGCCCTGTTAACACAGGGGAATTTCACGGACTCTTTACCCCTAACGGGGGAGTTATCTTTTCTCCTTCCACTGATAATATAACCGCCCCAAAACAGAAAACAAGCAGAATCTGAAAAATATTTCAGATTTATTTAGTATTTTATAACCGGGGCTGGTATATAATATTTCATCCAAAATCCCAGATTAATTGAGCCGGAAGGCCATTTTTTTCGTTTATATATATGCCGGAACGGACCGATATCGAGTTGTTTCTGGAGTTCAAGGAGCAGGGCAATCTCAGGGCGCTCGAGGAGCTGATTAACCGCTACCAGAAGCCGGTGGTTAATTTCTTCTATCATCTGCTGGGCGATGAGGCGTCCTCGGATGACCTGGCCCAGGAGGTGTTCATTAAATTAGCCCGGAGCGTCCGGACCTATACGCCCAGCGCGAAATTCACCACCTTCCTGTACCGGATTGCCCACAACACCTGGCTGGACTACGGACGGGTGAATATCTCCAAGCCGCGTCGGGTCTCGCTTGAGGTATCAATCGGCCGGGACCGGGAGGATTGTCTTAAGGACATGATTGACTCCGGCGCGCCCAGGCCGGTCGATGAGCTGATAAATGACGAAAAAGGGGTGATTCTAAAGAACGCCCTTAAGGCGGTGCCGGAAGAACAGCGCCTGATTGTCGAGCTGTCCGTATTCAGCCACCTGGATTACCACGAGATTGCCGTGATACTGGAGGTGCCTTACAGCACGGTTAAATCCCGGATGAAACTGGCCATTGACCGGCTGAAGGAATTGATAAAGAAATAAAGGAAGCGTAGAGCAAAGAGCACCCCGAAAGCATTCGGGGAGCTCTAAGCCCTAGGCTCTAAGCTGATATATGAAATGCAATAAAGATTATGACCTGGTCGGCTTCCTGAACAATGAGGGGACCAAAGAGGAGCGGGCTGAGATTACCGGGCATATCGGTAAATGCTCGGACTGCCTGCGCGAACTGGCCGATATCCGGGCCGCGCTCCGGTCACTCAAGGATGTCCCTCAAATAGAGCCGGCTCCTGACTTCACCAGTCGTGTGCTTAAGGCGGTCAAGGGCGCCGCACAGGTACCGGTCCGGTCCGATGCGCCTGCCCAATCCGAGACCATGTTGGATATCCTGAAATATTACCTGAGGCGCAGTCCGCCCTGGGCGTTTTCTACGGCCCTCCACGCCGTTATCCTGGCGCTGCTGGCATTTGTCTTTGTCAGCCAGTCATACCGGAAACCAATGCCGCCTGAGAATGTCATCCACTGGACCCAGGTGCTCCTGCCTAAGGCCGAGACATCAAGCGAACCGGTCCGGACCGTTGACGTGGCATCTGAAACCGCATCCGCAGTTGATATCACGATTGACCGGGCGGCCCTGGTGGCAAAACTCCGGGCCGGCGATGACAAGGTAATGACTAACCTCATCAACCGGTCAGATAAAACCAGGCGCGAGGAATTGCTAACCAAATACAACGGCAAAGGAACTGAACAGGCCGTGGCAGACGGGATGAAATGGCTGGCCGCGCATCAGGAACCGGCCGGCAACTGGACGCCCTCAAAATACAACGGACGCGATGAATCCAGCCCCTGTGCACAGGGGCGGGATGAATACACCGTGGCCCTGACCGGTCTGGCCACGCTCGGCTATACCGGACAGGGCAATTCGCACCTGAGCGGCGAATACTCCGGCACGGTTGACAAATCAGTCAAGTATCTGATTTCAGTCCAGCAGCCGAACGGACTGATTGATTCGGTTGGCCAGGCCCGGGTCCCGGCTTCGGTCCTGTATAACCATGGCATCGCCACCTATGCCTTGCTGGAGGACTATCTCATTGCTCAGGACTATGCCGAAAAGACCCAAGGCCCGGATTTATTATCAGAGATACTGGAAGATTCAGTGACGAAGGCCATTTCGTTTATCATCAAGACCCAATCCGCCAACGGCGGCTGGGGCTATGCCAAAGGCGGGACGCCGGATACCTCGGTCACGGTCTGGCAAATCCAGGTGCTGCGCCTGGCATCTGTTTTAGATATGCAGGGAGTAGAAGAGGCGCTCCGCAAGAGCCGTCAGTGGCTGAACGAGATGACCAATGACGACGGCCTGGTCGGATTTCAGGCCCGGATGGACTATCCCAACGGACCGGATGGGCTGACCGCGGCCGGACTCAATGCCTGGCTGATGATTCAGTCAGTTCCGGGGATGGGCAATGCGGATGACGCCATCGCCCAGCGGATGGATGGGCTAAAGGCAAAGCAGGTGGCGCACCTGAGAACAAACGAACCGATGGGATTATTAAGGATTGAGGAAGATGGCGGGTATCGGACTGAGACATATCTTAATTACGATTTATATTATTGGTATTGGGCCGGTCCTGACCTAATGGGGTCTCCGGAATGGGATAACCCGCCCGACCGCCGGAAGGGATTTGGATGGAACGAATCGCTCAAACGCTCGGTTTTGATGAGCCAGGCCAAGGATGGCAGATGGAAGGTGGACGACCAATGGTCGGTTTACGGCGGCGAGATATATACCACATCCGTGGCAGTTCTGACCTTGCAAGTGTATTATCGCAACCCTGCGCTTAGGGCCAATTAGCGCCGGGCTGGGCAGGAATCTGTGATAGGGTGGAACCGGATTAGAGATATTGTGTTATAGGAATTCTGAGAGGTATTATATGAGTGAAGGTTATATTGATTCTGCTTCGGTTTATGAGATTATTTCTTTTTATAGAAATGACCAGCCAAAAGAATGGTATGGCTGGACTTGGCGTGGGGCTGTGGAAACTACCTGTGCAATAATCAATATGCAAAATCTTAAAATGGCCCCTGCACCTAGCAGGAATGAAGGACCAGCCACAGGTGAATACGAGCATCTTACAAAATCTTTAAGTAGTACTATAACTCATATTAAACCGAATTCTGAGATTCAGAGATTAGCGATAAATGCCACGAAAAAATGGGCAAACAAAAATACCAAAAGAATTGTTAATGTATACGGGGAACTAAAGGCGGACCGTGAAAATTTTTCAAAATGGATTAATCTGGCAGTTAAGCATGCTTGGGTGGAACATTCCAAGAGATTGCGTGGATTATTTAATGCTGAGTTTATCCCGCAGCTAGCACTTATTTTGAATATTGAGAAGCGCGAATTAGAAAGGATTCGGAGACTAAGCTGTGATTTAAAAATACTTAAAGACTATTCGAATCGTATCCCCAATGATTCCGAATTCAGAACCATGTGGGACTGCTATATTGTTTCTGCTTTGATAAGAGGAGTATATCACGATTATGTAGCCAAAAAATCAAAATATCAAATAATACACCATCCTTTCAGGGTGCCTGTATTGGACAAATTAAATAGCTCCGCATCTAGTGATTACGATATTTCAAATACCCAGAATTATTTCGCATCTATAATATTGGCGAGTGCATATGCTGAGAAAACACCCAATAATCGTATTAGTTGTTGGGCTGAAAATGTTCTTAAGGCAAGGAATGCTATGTCTTATGAGTATATAGATTTACCGTCGAAACACCATGATACCATTGCTCTTAACTTAGCAGTAGAATCGGCAAGGAAAATTGGTATTCGCACGTATTCACGCAGAACTGAAAAAATATTAAATATTATTTGTGACTGTGGCGTAGGTCTATTAAAAATGTTCACTCTGAATCCATGGATAGCTCCAACTGAAATTGTTTTGAAGGAAACGATGGAAATAAGACGATTAGGAACAATCGTAGCTGGTAAGGTTTATGGTACTGAGAAAAAATTAAGTGAACTGGGTAGGTCTGTTCCTGGACGAATAGAAACAAAATGGTAAAACAGCGCGGCGAGAGGGGCACATCGAGGTTGTAATCCGTAATCCGGTGACGAAATCAGCATTCCGGCCAATCCGCAGTATTTTCAAAATTCCCCCTTGACACATAATTCGGGGGACACCATACCGAATTCCCGGCCCGATGCCTGTCGGGACAGGGCTGAATTGCCATCAGCTTTTTTGTTCTTGGCCCCAGCGTGCATACATTCCATTCCTTACATCGTTACTATCCAATCTTTATATCGTCAGCATCTAACATTTATATCGTTACCACCTAATTTTTACATCGTTACCATCAAACTTCTACATTGTCACCATCAAATCTTTATGGGGTGGCCATCAAATGCCTACGTGGTTACTATCGAATTCCCTGGTCGTTACCATCTAGTCATTACATGGTTACCATCAAATCTCTGCATGGTCACCATCCAATATTTACGGGGTGGCCATCAAATCATCAGCTGGTTACTATCCAATATTTACAGGGTTGCTATCAAATATTTAAATGGTTACCATCTAATTCCTACAGAGGCGCTATTAACCCTAAGAAGTGACACTATCCTGGGTTATTCCAGTAGGGGGGATACCCCACCCCCCCCCACCGGCTAATGATTGACCATATTGTAACCCTAATATTATCAATATGTTAAAAATTATGGTGTCATGAAAATACCTGTTGAAACCTAAACTTTTCACATTTTGATTATGCCGAAATATTGATTTTTACACTGAAAAGTTTATCATTCACCTATGCCACGAAAACCGTCTTTTATCAGTGTTAACCCCGAGGAGATTGAGCAGGTCCGGCGTTTCTTAAATGCCTCCTTATACTGCGACCGTAAAACAAAGAAACTTAAGGGACATCGCTGTCGTCATCGGGCACAGATAGTTTATTTTTCGTTATTGGGCCGGACTGTTTCCTGGATTGCCCATGAATTCCATGTTAGCCAACAGACCGTCTGGAAATGGCGCAGGATATATAAGCAGCAAGGACTTGAAGGATTAAAGGGCCGGTATAATTAGTTTATTTCTTCTCCTTGGCTTCAGCCAGCAATTTTGCCAGAAAGGCAGCGCTGGATTTCGTGAGTTCGGCGTCTCCGGCCCATTTACCGTCCGGCCAGCGCAGGCGTTTGCCATGATGGAAACCAAGGCTTATCACGAGCTGGTCCTTTTTATAAAACTCAAATGTCGGGTTGCCACAGCATGCGCAAGAGACGTGTCGCAATATATTGGTTCCGACGTTTATGTTTTTAATGATATTTTGTATAAACTCCGGTCTTTTCTCGTCAATCAGAACTTTTTCATCTGTGGTATTACGATGACAGGTGCCCCCTGACCTGACTTTTATCCGGTCGACTCCCTCAAGCGCCTTATGGAGTGAATCGTTATCCCTATTAATAATGAAGTAAAAGCTGAAAGCTAAAACCGCGCCTATAGCCAGTATTGGTCCGGCTTTAGTTTTGAACGGCCATCTTTTCGCTGCTTCTTGGTTCCCAGCC
This window contains:
- a CDS encoding NADH-quinone oxidoreductase subunit N, with protein sequence MNNLESLKYFLPEIVLVGGAVFVVLFDLIAGRRKLIPYITLWVLVVSFYVSANMLAQGVDSSLFEGTVRLNGFTLFFKLLFCVAAGLTVLFSISKQKEHQGIEYYALLLISTLGLFILSSANDLLMIYLGLETVSICSYLLVASLKGTLKSSEAGLKYVIYGAMASGIMIFGMALFYGLYGTLSLPDLANAVTNTPKFGPGILTLSAALFMVFVGFGYKIAAVPVHMWCPDVYEGAPTEITAFLSVAPKAAGFAILIRFFFNLIPAVPELNIPNSAQFQNYWQTIMAVISVLTMTVGNLAALHQTNLKRLLAYSSIAHAGYILMGLVVLTQGGMQAMVLYLPIYLFMNMGAFFVVYIIERLTGQVDISEYEGLGWRMPFLGVLMAIFLFSLVGLPPLAGFIGKLYLFAAVIDAHWYKLAILGVLNGVVSLYYYARIVKAMWLNVPETAAPGAPRSALNAFDVILLLIFVIPVFVLGVWFTPLIQIINKALGLH
- a CDS encoding RNA-binding protein, coding for MGNKLYVGNLNYQTTEDILKGAFSAHGNVVSVTIIQGKGFGFVEMGSDAEALKAKEALNNTEVDGRTIKVDEARPKQEGGPRRSGGYGGGGGGGYRGGNRDRY
- a CDS encoding HD domain-containing protein, producing MITLDQVRNHPETKIFMDMADTNLAAMGYTEHGARHAKLVAAMTQYILEKLGYDQKTRMLGAIAGFLHDIGNAINRNDHGISSAFLAYQILKDLKADSQDIARIISAAGNHDEERGEPVNNISAAVVIADKADVHSSRVRSTKEIDFDIHDRVNYAVKKSRLQVNPKLKTITLEISIDNRISKVMEYFEIFLTRMMACQKAAKLLGCEFKLVINNTKLL
- a CDS encoding OsmC family protein, producing MEMNIAYTGGMRFDARARNHTIVVDQPKDGGGQDAGPTPPELFVASLGSCVGVYALWFCQKRKIPYEGMKINVNWSKAATPPARVDRIEIKIILPQGCPTEHKAHFIASVEKCLVHNSITQAPEIKITV
- a CDS encoding prepilin-type N-terminal cleavage/methylation domain-containing protein produces the protein MKNLRLERERDHRNRNTGFTLVELLVVIAIISLLAAMALVGIPSIIRRARLAACQNNLKGLFVGLQLYQSEFKEYPSGEESRGKKFWESLRALPTPDTAVMHNREWKTFICPMTKEKPSLGVCSYRGPNYEFSDTVRGNTPLAADMPANHGPLKDSPSVNVLYSGGTFGEAPYNSQDWNEVEENLQE
- a CDS encoding sigma-70 family RNA polymerase sigma factor, with protein sequence MPERTDIELFLEFKEQGNLRALEELINRYQKPVVNFFYHLLGDEASSDDLAQEVFIKLARSVRTYTPSAKFTTFLYRIAHNTWLDYGRVNISKPRRVSLEVSIGRDREDCLKDMIDSGAPRPVDELINDEKGVILKNALKAVPEEQRLIVELSVFSHLDYHEIAVILEVPYSTVKSRMKLAIDRLKELIKK
- a CDS encoding helix-turn-helix domain-containing protein encodes the protein MPRKPSFISVNPEEIEQVRRFLNASLYCDRKTKKLKGHRCRHRAQIVYFSLLGRTVSWIAHEFHVSQQTVWKWRRIYKQQGLEGLKGRYN